One segment of Streptomyces sp. TG1A-8 DNA contains the following:
- a CDS encoding DUF6584 family protein, producing MPLRETLARVDADLAAGRVPVARQRLRGLVSSFPDDLMLRRRLAGIYRLYGEPAEAGRWMYLERDRDEAETSAFEARYRTAPQRMRALAWHGPESLARTAFAREQLAAVRAACSEAVGHPVDWGSAPVGGEEGSGGNSFADFLAGTGCLVVVLAFLAVWVNGLVALFD from the coding sequence ATGCCGTTGCGAGAGACCCTTGCCCGAGTCGATGCAGACCTGGCCGCCGGCCGGGTCCCCGTCGCGCGCCAGCGCCTGCGCGGGCTGGTGTCGTCCTTTCCGGACGATCTGATGCTCCGTCGCCGCCTGGCCGGGATCTACCGCTTGTACGGGGAGCCCGCGGAAGCGGGCCGTTGGATGTACCTCGAACGGGACCGGGACGAGGCTGAGACCTCCGCCTTCGAGGCGAGGTACCGCACCGCTCCACAGCGCATGCGGGCACTTGCCTGGCACGGTCCTGAGTCGCTTGCCCGAACCGCCTTTGCCCGTGAGCAACTGGCAGCGGTACGAGCAGCCTGCTCCGAGGCCGTGGGACACCCCGTCGACTGGGGCTCGGCGCCAGTCGGCGGGGAGGAAGGCAGCGGAGGGAACTCGTTCGCCGACTTCCTGGCAGGGACCGGATGCCTGGTGGTGGTCCTTGCGTTCCTCGCCGTCTGGGTGAACGGACTCGTCGCCCTCTTCGACTGA
- a CDS encoding winged helix-turn-helix domain-containing protein, producing the protein MRKLLVRNGWSCQVPARRAMERDDEAVAGWVKEVWPCVEGSRRPVEPGPSSRTEPGSA; encoded by the coding sequence GTGCGCAAGCTGTTGGTGCGCAACGGCTGGTCCTGCCAGGTCCCGGCCCGCCGCGCCATGGAGCGGGACGACGAGGCGGTGGCCGGGTGGGTGAAGGAGGTGTGGCCGTGCGTGGAAGGCTCGCGGCGGCCCGTGGAGCCTGGCCCGTCTTCGAGGACGGAGCCGGGTTCTGCATGA
- a CDS encoding NIPSNAP family containing protein, with product MLHEIRRHQVRPGRRAEWVRSLQEVVMPFQASLGMDVTASLVLVEEEDDYVWIRRFEDEARSESLHAAVRDHGRWRNGTGPAVHDLLVPEESVITRVVPTPAPPLR from the coding sequence GTGCTCCACGAGATCCGTCGCCACCAGGTCCGGCCCGGACGCCGTGCGGAGTGGGTCCGCTCCCTGCAGGAGGTGGTCATGCCGTTCCAGGCCTCGCTGGGCATGGACGTGACCGCATCCCTCGTCCTCGTCGAGGAGGAGGACGACTACGTGTGGATCCGCCGGTTCGAGGACGAGGCCCGAAGCGAGTCCCTGCACGCGGCGGTCCGCGACCACGGCCGCTGGAGGAACGGGACCGGTCCGGCGGTCCATGACCTGCTGGTCCCCGAGGAGTCCGTCATCACCCGCGTGGTTCCCACCCCCGCCCCGCCACTGCGGTGA
- a CDS encoding NADP-dependent oxidoreductase, translating to MSADTMRAVVQDGFGGPEVLRVRQVPRPAPLPTEVLVRVHAAGINPVDWKTRGGTGMAGVLGEPPFTLGWDVSGVVEETGFGVTTLKVGDEVFGMPWFPRAANAYSEYVTAPARQFARKPATVDHAHAAAVPLAALTAWQALTDTAHVQVGQRVLVTAAAGGVGHFAVQFARHLGAHVIATASAARHPWLKELGADETVDYTTTRFEDATADVDVVIDLVGDAHDLTSTRSLKVLRPGGLLVAVPAGVSPELARAAEAAGARVTPFLVEPDGAALTAIAGLIDAGEVVVEVEEIFPLEQAGTAHARGEAGRTRGKLVLTVTD from the coding sequence ATGTCCGCAGACACGATGCGTGCGGTGGTGCAGGACGGTTTCGGCGGTCCGGAGGTGCTGCGGGTCCGGCAGGTGCCGCGACCGGCGCCGCTGCCCACCGAGGTGTTGGTCCGGGTGCACGCCGCCGGCATCAACCCGGTCGACTGGAAGACCCGTGGCGGCACCGGTATGGCCGGCGTGCTCGGCGAGCCGCCGTTCACCCTCGGCTGGGACGTGTCCGGTGTGGTGGAGGAGACCGGCTTCGGCGTGACCACGCTGAAGGTCGGTGACGAGGTCTTCGGAATGCCGTGGTTCCCGCGCGCCGCGAACGCCTACTCCGAGTACGTGACCGCACCGGCCCGGCAGTTCGCCCGCAAGCCGGCCACCGTCGACCACGCGCACGCCGCCGCCGTGCCACTGGCGGCGCTGACCGCCTGGCAGGCCCTGACCGACACCGCCCACGTGCAGGTCGGCCAGCGTGTCCTGGTCACCGCCGCCGCCGGCGGAGTGGGCCACTTCGCCGTCCAGTTCGCCCGGCACCTGGGCGCCCACGTGATCGCCACCGCCAGTGCCGCCCGCCACCCCTGGCTCAAAGAGCTCGGCGCGGACGAAACCGTCGACTACACCACCACCCGCTTCGAGGATGCCACCGCCGACGTCGACGTCGTCATCGACCTGGTGGGCGATGCCCATGACCTGACGAGCACCCGCTCACTGAAGGTGCTGCGTCCCGGCGGACTGCTGGTCGCCGTCCCGGCCGGGGTTTCCCCGGAGCTGGCGCGGGCCGCCGAGGCGGCCGGGGCGCGGGTCACCCCGTTCCTGGTCGAGCCGGACGGTGCGGCGCTGACGGCGATCGCCGGACTGATCGACGCCGGCGAGGTCGTGGTGGAGGTGGAGGAGATCTTTCCGTTGGAGCAGGCCGGCACGGCCCACGCCCGCGGCGAGGCCGGCCGTACCCGCGGCAAGCTCGTCCTGACCGTCACCGACTGA
- a CDS encoding SDR family oxidoreductase: MSVVLITGCSSGIGLATALAFARGGMTTYATMRDLSKAEKLQNCADAEDLTLQILPLDVTDDASVEAAIRVIKEQHDGVDILVNNAGVGFNGPVETMPLERAHAVFETNVWGPIRLVRAVLPTMRERRSGVIVNVGSIVGRIPGWPHNGFYGASKHALSILTDALSWELAPFGVRMVIVEPEFYATELLHSGVAGSIVDGPYRDDQRWAADYALRACEQAGGDPADVAEAIVAAALAPDSPVHVPIGPGGPSLAKSATAVSSFEDWVKIVTQIMESLAGPRPNGSVARS, translated from the coding sequence GTGAGTGTTGTTCTTATAACAGGCTGCAGCAGTGGCATCGGCCTCGCGACCGCCTTGGCGTTCGCCCGAGGCGGCATGACAACGTATGCCACCATGCGGGACCTGTCCAAAGCTGAGAAGCTACAAAATTGTGCCGATGCCGAGGACCTGACGCTCCAGATACTGCCACTCGACGTAACGGACGACGCCTCGGTGGAGGCGGCGATACGCGTGATCAAAGAGCAGCACGACGGCGTGGACATCTTGGTCAACAACGCGGGGGTAGGATTCAACGGGCCGGTCGAAACCATGCCCCTAGAGCGAGCACACGCCGTCTTCGAGACAAATGTGTGGGGACCGATACGGCTCGTCCGGGCGGTGCTGCCGACGATGCGCGAGCGGCGCTCCGGCGTCATCGTCAATGTCGGTTCGATCGTGGGTCGGATACCCGGCTGGCCGCACAATGGCTTCTACGGCGCCAGCAAGCACGCGCTCTCGATCCTCACCGACGCTCTGAGTTGGGAGCTGGCTCCCTTCGGGGTACGCATGGTGATCGTGGAACCAGAATTCTACGCCACGGAACTCCTCCATAGTGGTGTGGCCGGCTCCATCGTCGACGGGCCCTACCGCGACGACCAGAGATGGGCCGCTGATTATGCGCTGCGCGCTTGCGAACAGGCGGGGGGTGATCCGGCGGATGTAGCGGAGGCCATCGTGGCGGCCGCGCTCGCCCCTGACTCACCCGTGCACGTCCCCATCGGGCCCGGCGGCCCGTCACTCGCCAAAAGCGCGACTGCGGTCAGCAGTTTCGAGGACTGGGTAAAAATCGTGACACAGATCATGGAATCCCTCGCGGGCCCCCGGCCGAATGGCTCCGTCGCCCGTTCCTGA
- a CDS encoding IS701 family transposase, whose amino-acid sequence MDRIASRFRRVEPRRHARGFVLGLMAGLPRKNCWTLAEHVGQPSPDRLQHLLARAKWEADAVRDDLRDFVVGHLGGDDVVLVVDETGDLKKGSHTVGVQRQYTGTAGRIENGQVAVYLAYSTPHGHAAVDRELCVPRSWTDDPDRCRAAGIAEDHRFAAKPQLALRMINRAKAAGISPGWVTADEIYGGNPALRHSLEQCGQAYVLAVACDHQISTRAGKIRADRLAQKIPKRAWQKLSAGAGAKGHRHYDWALAVIADDRPGHRHLLIRRNRRTGELAYYRCYSTGKAPLSTLVRVAGRRWTIEETFQSSKTLAGLDEHQVRRWTSWHRWVTLAMLAHAFLTVATAAEPATGQNPDDLIPLTRNEIQHLFTTLTAKPHTAEHRLRWSLWRRRHQATARTCHYERQATRAT is encoded by the coding sequence ATGGACCGGATCGCCTCCCGGTTCCGGAGAGTCGAACCACGGCGTCATGCCCGGGGGTTCGTGCTCGGGCTGATGGCCGGGCTCCCGCGGAAGAACTGCTGGACGCTGGCCGAGCACGTCGGCCAGCCGAGCCCGGACCGGCTCCAGCACCTGCTGGCCAGGGCGAAGTGGGAGGCGGACGCGGTCCGTGACGACCTGCGCGATTTCGTCGTCGGCCACCTCGGCGGCGATGACGTGGTCCTGGTGGTCGACGAGACCGGCGACCTGAAGAAGGGCAGCCACACCGTCGGTGTCCAGCGCCAGTACACCGGCACCGCCGGCAGGATCGAAAACGGCCAGGTCGCCGTCTATCTCGCCTACTCCACCCCGCACGGCCACGCCGCGGTCGACCGGGAGCTCTGCGTTCCCCGTTCCTGGACCGACGACCCGGACCGCTGCCGGGCCGCCGGCATTGCCGAGGACCACCGGTTCGCGGCCAAGCCGCAGCTCGCCCTGCGAATGATCAACCGGGCCAAGGCGGCCGGAATCAGCCCGGGCTGGGTGACCGCCGACGAGATATACGGCGGCAACCCCGCACTCCGGCACAGCCTCGAACAATGCGGCCAGGCATACGTTCTCGCCGTCGCCTGTGACCATCAGATCAGCACCCGGGCCGGGAAGATCCGAGCTGACCGGCTCGCACAGAAGATCCCGAAGCGGGCCTGGCAGAAGCTGTCGGCCGGAGCCGGCGCCAAGGGCCACCGCCACTACGACTGGGCCCTGGCCGTGATCGCCGACGACCGGCCCGGCCACCGGCACCTCCTCATCCGGCGCAACCGCCGCACCGGCGAACTCGCCTACTACCGCTGCTACTCGACAGGCAAGGCCCCCCTGTCCACCCTTGTCCGCGTCGCCGGACGCCGCTGGACCATCGAGGAGACGTTCCAGTCCTCCAAGACCCTCGCCGGCCTCGATGAACACCAGGTCAGACGCTGGACCTCCTGGCACCGCTGGGTCACCCTCGCGATGCTCGCCCACGCCTTCCTCACCGTCGCCACTGCCGCCGAACCCGCCACCGGCCAGAATCCGGACGACCTGATCCCCCTCACCCGCAACGAAATCCAACACCTGTTCACGACCCTGACCGCCAAACCCCACACGGCCGAGCACCGGCTCCGCTGGTCCCTCTGGCGACGACGCCACCAAGCCACAGCCCGGACCTGCCATTACGAACGGCAGGCCACCCGAGCGACATGA
- a CDS encoding DUF6640 family protein translates to MPLQFFEVGTARGGETDHLNTAAICASLYWITQISALAYPGSAAVDPPGTATFPQGKFAFPALALVGLGYLMERARTTSGRPDRRTRRDNGKSDPVDAYAAAPAVLSGRAQGIPTSRNGIAGAIRALRAARNSADQGPHPDPHRPCRSTRAVPGIAHGGADRPPGPLPPCRRSGGPRLRRQNSSAASRPPLSGTQPGDRRPGR, encoded by the coding sequence GTGCCGTTGCAGTTCTTCGAGGTAGGCACCGCCCGCGGGGGTGAGACTGACCACCTCAACACCGCGGCGATCTGCGCGAGTCTCTACTGGATCACCCAGATCTCCGCCCTGGCCTATCCCGGCTCCGCCGCCGTCGATCCACCCGGCACCGCCACGTTCCCCCAGGGCAAGTTCGCATTCCCGGCCCTGGCACTCGTCGGACTCGGCTACCTCATGGAACGCGCCCGCACCACCAGCGGCCGGCCCGACCGCAGGACCCGAAGGGACAACGGCAAGTCCGACCCCGTTGACGCCTATGCCGCAGCACCGGCCGTGCTCTCGGGCCGCGCCCAGGGAATACCGACGTCCCGCAACGGCATCGCTGGAGCCATCCGCGCCCTGCGGGCGGCGCGCAACTCGGCCGATCAAGGCCCGCACCCTGATCCTCACCGCCCCTGCCGAAGTACGCGAGCAGTTCCGGGGATTGCCCACGGTGGAGCCGATCGACCACCTGGACCGCTCCCGCCCTGCCGGCGATCCGGCGGACCCCGCCTGCGCCGTCAGAACAGCTCTGCGGCGTCTCGCCCGCCGTTGTCGGGCACTCAGCCAGGAGATCGCCGACCCGGACGCTGA
- a CDS encoding TIGR03619 family F420-dependent LLM class oxidoreductase: protein MSRTATMKTGFALPQFHKQAFQISQIADFAREAERFGAASLWVSDRYLAAVHPKVGYGGRGTTIPPELNAAADPLVLLGAVAAVTERVELGTHVLLAPLYPPVQLARALTTVDLISGRRLLPGFGIGWSPEEYEAAGLDFHRRGARMEELLDALEIIWTSDPAQYTGTHITVPLHHAPLKPQCHPRPPVYLGALSERALRRVAQRADGWLPLCVVPSYVDIDGLIAQRKLIDRLAIETGRDPSAIDTVLRVNADAGTPASAVADVIRNVHERTGIDHFLVDSLYVAETPGQSLDYAGDVLTLVGRG from the coding sequence ATGAGCAGGACAGCGACCATGAAAACAGGCTTCGCCCTTCCGCAGTTCCACAAGCAGGCGTTCCAGATCTCGCAGATCGCCGACTTCGCCCGGGAGGCGGAAAGGTTCGGCGCGGCGAGTCTGTGGGTCAGCGACCGCTACCTGGCGGCGGTCCATCCCAAGGTCGGCTACGGTGGTCGGGGCACGACCATCCCGCCCGAACTCAACGCGGCGGCCGACCCGTTGGTCCTGCTGGGCGCCGTGGCGGCCGTCACCGAGCGCGTGGAACTGGGGACCCATGTGCTGCTGGCTCCGCTGTACCCGCCGGTGCAGCTGGCCCGGGCGCTGACGACCGTCGATCTGATCAGCGGGAGGCGCCTGCTGCCCGGGTTCGGGATCGGCTGGTCCCCGGAGGAGTACGAGGCGGCCGGCCTCGACTTCCACCGGCGCGGAGCCCGAATGGAGGAACTCCTCGATGCCCTGGAGATCATCTGGACCTCCGACCCTGCCCAGTACACCGGCACGCACATCACCGTGCCGCTGCATCACGCCCCCCTGAAGCCGCAGTGCCACCCCAGGCCCCCGGTCTACCTCGGTGCGTTGTCGGAGCGCGCTCTGCGGAGGGTGGCGCAGCGGGCGGACGGCTGGCTGCCGCTGTGCGTGGTGCCGAGCTACGTGGACATCGACGGGCTGATCGCCCAGCGTAAGCTGATCGACCGTCTGGCCATCGAGACCGGTCGTGATCCGTCGGCGATCGACACCGTGCTGCGGGTCAACGCCGACGCCGGTACCCCGGCTTCGGCCGTCGCCGACGTGATCAGGAACGTGCACGAACGGACCGGCATCGACCACTTCCTGGTCGACTCGCTCTACGTCGCAGAGACACCGGGGCAATCCCTCGACTACGCGGGGGACGTGCTGACCTTGGTCGGCAGGGGTTGA
- a CDS encoding transposase, translating into MWTRRQLMDGIRWRARTGGPWRDVPERYGPRDRVHDLFRRWQRDGAWAGILTQLQAGADAQGLITWDVNVDSTVCRAHRHAAGTAKKRGSPQGAARRDLRRAGRPRPRTLPGRSEQQNPPRGRAGAKAPVRRGHGWAAGRLAAGALTPDLGHTRHWILRI; encoded by the coding sequence GTGTGGACGCGGCGGCAGTTGATGGACGGCATACGGTGGCGGGCCCGGACCGGCGGCCCGTGGCGTGACGTGCCCGAACGCTATGGCCCGCGGGACCGGGTCCATGACCTGTTCCGGCGCTGGCAGCGGGACGGAGCCTGGGCCGGGATCCTCACTCAGCTCCAGGCCGGAGCCGATGCGCAGGGCCTGATCACCTGGGACGTGAACGTCGACTCCACCGTCTGCCGGGCCCACCGGCACGCCGCCGGGACGGCGAAAAAAAGGGGATCTCCACAAGGAGCCGCCCGGCGGGATCTTCGTCGAGCCGGCCGACCACGGCCTCGGACGCTCCCGGGGCGGTCTGAGCAGCAAAATCCACCTCGCGGTCGGGCAGGGGCAAAAGCCCCTGTCCGTCGTGGTCACGGCTGGGCAGCGGGGCGACTCGCCGCAGGGGCCTTGACCCCTGATCTTGGACACACGAGACACTGGATCCTGAGGATCTGA
- a CDS encoding TM2 domain-containing protein, whose amino-acid sequence MTTYPTQTPYGVDPLGRPYSEKSKVVAGILRILVGGLGAGRLYAGSVGTGIARLLTFGGLGIWALIDGILFLTGDDRADSKGRILRG is encoded by the coding sequence GTGACCACCTACCCCACCCAGACTCCGTATGGAGTCGACCCCCTTGGCCGGCCCTACTCCGAGAAGTCGAAGGTCGTCGCGGGGATCCTTCGGATCCTTGTGGGAGGTCTTGGTGCCGGCCGGTTGTACGCAGGCTCCGTCGGTACCGGCATCGCCCGGTTGCTCACCTTCGGCGGCCTCGGGATCTGGGCGCTGATCGATGGCATCCTCTTCCTCACCGGCGACGACCGTGCCGACAGCAAAGGGCGTATCCTGCGCGGCTGA
- a CDS encoding helix-turn-helix domain-containing protein, translating into MAERFARGEAGSVIAKDLRVSVRSVQRWRRAWDGGGPRAVRSRGPALLPRPSERRFAQLEAEPAKGPAAHGWEDQRWSLAGARP; encoded by the coding sequence GTGGCCGAGCGGTTCGCCCGGGGCGAGGCGGGTTCGGTGATCGCCAAGGACCTGCGCGTCAGCGTCCGGTCGGTGCAGCGGTGGCGGCGGGCGTGGGACGGGGGTGGGCCGCGTGCTGTGCGGTCACGGGGACCGGCGTTGTTGCCGAGGCCGAGCGAGAGGCGGTTCGCGCAGTTGGAGGCGGAGCCGGCCAAGGGGCCGGCCGCGCACGGCTGGGAGGACCAGCGCTGGTCCCTGGCCGGGGCAAGACCGTGA
- the argG gene encoding argininosuccinate synthase codes for MSKVLTSLPAGERVGIAFSGGLDTSVAVAWMRDKGAVPCTYTADIGQYDEPDIASVPGRATNYGAEIARLVDCRAALVEEGLAALACGAFHIRSGGRAYFNTTPLGRAVTGTLLVRAMLEDDVQIWGDGSTFKGNDIERFYRYGLLANPHLRIYKPWLDSDFVTELGGRKEMSEWLLAHGLPYRDSTEKAYSTDANIWGATHEAKTLEHLDTGIETVEPIMGVRFWDPSVEIAAEDVTVGFDQGRPVTINGKEFASPVELVTEANAIGGRHGLGMSDQIENRIIEAKSRGIYEAPGMALLHAAYERLVNAIHNEDTLAQYHSEGRKLGRLMYEGRWLDPQALMIRESLQRWVGAAVTGEVTLRLRRGEDYSILDTTGPAFSYHPDKLSMERTEDSAFGPSDRIGQLTMRNLDIADSRARLEQYAGLGMVGTEHPALIGAAQAASTGLIGAMPQGGAEAIASRGEVSEEDEALDRAAMESGTD; via the coding sequence ATGTCCAAGGTCCTCACTTCCCTTCCGGCCGGCGAACGCGTCGGCATCGCCTTCTCCGGCGGCCTCGACACGTCGGTCGCCGTCGCCTGGATGCGCGACAAGGGTGCCGTCCCGTGCACCTACACCGCCGACATCGGCCAGTACGACGAGCCCGACATCGCCTCGGTACCCGGCCGTGCGACGAACTACGGTGCCGAGATCGCGCGCTTGGTCGACTGCCGGGCGGCCCTGGTGGAGGAGGGGCTGGCCGCGCTCGCCTGCGGCGCGTTCCACATCCGCTCGGGCGGGCGCGCCTACTTCAACACCACGCCCCTCGGCCGCGCCGTGACCGGGACCCTGCTGGTCCGGGCGATGCTGGAGGACGACGTACAGATCTGGGGCGACGGCTCCACCTTCAAGGGCAACGACATCGAGCGGTTCTACCGCTACGGCCTGCTCGCCAACCCGCACCTGCGGATCTACAAGCCCTGGCTGGACTCCGACTTCGTGACCGAGCTGGGCGGCCGCAAGGAGATGTCCGAGTGGCTGCTCGCGCACGGGCTGCCCTACCGCGACAGTACGGAGAAGGCTTACTCGACCGACGCCAACATCTGGGGCGCCACCCACGAGGCCAAGACCCTGGAGCACCTGGACACCGGCATCGAGACGGTCGAACCGATCATGGGTGTGCGGTTCTGGGACCCGTCGGTGGAGATCGCCGCCGAAGACGTGACGGTCGGTTTCGACCAGGGACGCCCCGTGACGATCAACGGCAAGGAGTTCGCCTCCCCGGTCGAGCTGGTCACGGAGGCCAACGCCATCGGCGGCCGGCACGGGCTCGGCATGTCGGACCAGATCGAGAACCGGATCATCGAGGCCAAGAGCCGCGGCATCTACGAGGCGCCCGGCATGGCGCTGCTGCACGCCGCGTACGAGCGCCTGGTCAACGCGATCCACAACGAGGACACCCTCGCCCAGTACCACAGCGAGGGCCGCAAGCTGGGCCGCCTCATGTACGAGGGCCGCTGGCTGGATCCGCAGGCGCTGATGATCCGCGAGTCGCTGCAGCGCTGGGTCGGCGCCGCGGTCACCGGTGAGGTGACGCTGCGGCTGCGGCGCGGCGAGGACTACTCGATCCTCGACACCACGGGCCCGGCGTTCAGCTACCACCCGGACAAGCTCTCCATGGAGCGGACCGAGGACTCCGCGTTCGGCCCGTCCGACCGGATCGGGCAGCTCACCATGCGCAACCTGGACATCGCCGACTCCCGGGCCCGGCTGGAGCAGTACGCGGGCCTCGGCATGGTCGGCACCGAGCACCCCGCGCTGATCGGCGCGGCCCAGGCCGCCTCCACTGGTCTGATCGGCGCGATGCCCCAGGGCGGCGCCGAGGCGATCGCTTCCCGGGGCGAGGTCTCGGAGGAGGACGAGGCCCTGGACCGCGCCGCCATGGAATCCGGCACGGACTGA
- a CDS encoding helix-turn-helix domain-containing protein, with protein MTATCPSGQHSHHDVYAAQCPCRALLDLLTNKWSALAIGALEDGPQRFGALQRRLQGVSPKVLTQTLRRLENFGILDRTVYPAVPLHVEYSLTPLGQSAAVPLNALRSWVEENADHAFPPQPATQ; from the coding sequence ATGACGGCCACCTGCCCCAGCGGCCAGCACTCGCACCACGACGTCTACGCCGCCCAGTGCCCCTGCCGCGCCCTGCTCGACCTGCTCACCAACAAGTGGTCCGCCCTCGCCATCGGCGCCCTGGAGGACGGACCCCAGCGGTTCGGAGCGCTCCAGCGCAGGCTCCAGGGCGTCAGCCCCAAGGTGCTCACCCAGACCCTGCGCCGCCTGGAGAACTTCGGCATCCTCGACCGCACGGTCTACCCCGCCGTCCCGCTGCACGTCGAGTACTCCCTCACCCCCCTCGGCCAGAGCGCCGCGGTCCCGCTCAACGCGCTGCGCTCATGGGTCGAGGAGAACGCCGACCACGCCTTCCCGCCCCAGCCGGCCACGCAGTGA
- a CDS encoding MFS transporter, which produces MGANMFASVLQVYRGSLSGFQVNALFGPYAVGLIPALLVMAKVSDRLGWRRVLLAALLLSALGSAVILFSGEAFGTILAGRILVGVSAGSAFGPGTAWIKELSDTGKPARTGSGAGARRSAVALTAGFAVGPLLSGVVVQWLPSPQTTAYLVHIALVALTLPVVWRASESAPPAAGPAAGPAAGAGADDGLRRGAGAMSVLTSRLFVTAVLPTAPWVFGAATVSLAALPVLVPLGGYAAVGGGVVAAVTLGSGIAVQPFARRLARRSPAAPFRTGMASVTAGLLAAALTVTTGSLLLLLATAVVLGAAYGILLVSGLQLAESLAGPQTISTVIAAFYSLTYIGFAFPHSSRSWANSGTRHPS; this is translated from the coding sequence ATGGGGGCGAACATGTTCGCCTCGGTCCTTCAGGTCTACCGGGGCAGTCTGAGCGGTTTCCAGGTGAACGCTCTGTTCGGGCCCTATGCGGTGGGGCTCATCCCGGCGCTGCTGGTGATGGCGAAGGTCTCCGATCGGCTGGGCTGGCGGCGCGTTCTGCTGGCCGCCCTGCTGTTGTCCGCGCTCGGCTCCGCGGTGATCCTCTTCTCCGGCGAAGCCTTCGGGACGATCCTGGCCGGGCGGATCCTGGTCGGGGTCAGCGCCGGTTCCGCGTTCGGGCCGGGAACGGCGTGGATCAAGGAGCTGTCCGACACCGGGAAGCCCGCCCGCACCGGGTCCGGGGCGGGGGCGCGGCGGTCGGCCGTCGCACTGACCGCCGGGTTCGCCGTGGGGCCGTTGCTGTCCGGGGTCGTCGTGCAGTGGCTGCCCTCTCCGCAGACCACGGCCTACCTGGTGCACATCGCCCTGGTGGCGCTGACGCTGCCGGTGGTGTGGCGCGCCTCGGAGTCGGCTCCGCCCGCCGCCGGACCCGCCGCCGGACCCGCGGCCGGTGCCGGGGCCGATGACGGGCTGCGGCGTGGTGCGGGAGCGATGAGCGTGCTGACCAGCCGCCTGTTCGTGACCGCGGTCCTGCCCACCGCGCCGTGGGTCTTCGGGGCCGCGACCGTCTCCCTCGCCGCGCTTCCCGTCCTGGTGCCCCTAGGCGGCTACGCGGCCGTCGGCGGCGGTGTGGTCGCCGCCGTCACCCTCGGCAGCGGCATCGCCGTGCAGCCCTTCGCCCGGCGGCTGGCCCGGCGCTCCCCGGCGGCACCGTTTCGCACCGGCATGGCATCCGTGACCGCCGGACTGCTCGCCGCGGCACTCACCGTCACCACCGGCTCACTGCTCCTACTGCTGGCCACCGCCGTCGTCCTGGGCGCCGCCTACGGCATCCTGCTGGTGAGCGGCCTGCAACTCGCCGAGTCCCTCGCCGGCCCCCAGACCATCTCCACGGTCATCGCCGCGTTCTACAGCCTCACCTACATCGGATTCGCCTTCCCCCACTCGTCCAGGTCCTGGGCAAACTCTGGGACCCGGCACCCGTCCTGA
- a CDS encoding GNAT family N-acetyltransferase — protein sequence MEMHIAPAGVADFHQVLADHPRYWGERDLRPLHLLALVQEFASTCLVARAEDGIRGYVFGFVTPDGTGYAHLVATREDARGTGLGRRLYTAFAEAAERHGARRLKAITSIGNTGSIAFHRSLGFDTEVVDDYNGPGRGMAVFHRDLPLDAPRP from the coding sequence ATGGAAATGCACATCGCACCGGCCGGCGTGGCCGACTTCCACCAGGTCCTGGCCGATCACCCCCGTTACTGGGGCGAACGGGACCTTCGGCCGCTGCACCTTCTGGCACTGGTACAGGAGTTCGCTTCCACCTGCCTGGTCGCCCGAGCCGAGGACGGGATCCGTGGGTACGTCTTCGGGTTCGTCACCCCGGACGGCACCGGGTACGCGCATCTGGTCGCCACCCGGGAGGACGCCCGTGGCACCGGTCTCGGGCGCCGTCTGTACACGGCGTTCGCCGAAGCAGCGGAACGTCACGGTGCACGGCGGTTGAAGGCGATCACGTCGATCGGGAACACCGGCTCGATCGCCTTCCACCGCAGCCTCGGCTTCGACACGGAGGTCGTCGACGACTACAACGGGCCGGGCCGGGGCATGGCCGTCTTCCACCGGGATCTGCCGCTCGACGCCCCGCGGCCCTGA